In Paenibacillus sp. BIC5C1, a genomic segment contains:
- a CDS encoding APC family permease has product MSDKLTLKRDLSLSHVVTMGLSWMSPMIFFTSFGVLHEGSRGMLLAAYLLAFIAILFTALSYGQMAKAFPVSGSAYTYVTKSMNPFIGFLVGWAILLDYLFSCIIAVLMFGINLHAQFTSIPSFVWILLCTLVVMIINIIGIKTSANVSKIFVIMQILFIAGFCSLLVYRAFQSGITAGWNPLNTQDGVPISTILAGASLVCFSFLGFDSITTMTEETKNPRKTIPRAIIIIVLLAGLMYFVTAFLIQQMYPSFTFNHVDSAGFELMQSIGGPLLASIFTFVIIFSVLSQGMSSMTTVTRLMFVMGKTSLLPRAFASLHPTLRTPVFNIVLMSVISLSAMFISLETAIMFVSFGALTAFLFVNLSVIFHYIIREKQRSPRDMFVRFLCPLLGAGFVFYLITLLDVSSLMLGSGWLVAGLIYYLVKRLKPATISISKVDEAL; this is encoded by the coding sequence ATGTCAGATAAACTAACTTTAAAAAGAGACTTATCGTTGTCTCACGTCGTGACCATGGGTCTGTCCTGGATGTCACCCATGATCTTTTTCACCAGTTTCGGTGTGTTGCATGAAGGTTCCAGAGGCATGCTTCTCGCAGCTTACTTGCTTGCATTTATAGCCATCTTGTTCACCGCGCTCAGTTATGGTCAGATGGCCAAGGCGTTCCCCGTGTCGGGATCAGCGTATACCTATGTAACCAAATCCATGAACCCATTTATCGGCTTCCTTGTCGGGTGGGCCATCCTGTTAGATTATCTCTTCTCCTGTATTATCGCCGTGCTCATGTTCGGTATTAATCTTCACGCACAATTCACCTCGATACCTTCCTTTGTCTGGATTCTGTTATGTACCCTTGTGGTCATGATCATTAATATTATCGGGATCAAAACATCAGCCAATGTCAGCAAAATCTTCGTAATCATGCAGATCCTGTTCATTGCAGGTTTTTGCTCCTTACTTGTATACAGAGCATTTCAGAGCGGGATCACCGCAGGCTGGAATCCGCTTAATACTCAAGATGGTGTCCCCATTTCCACGATTCTTGCCGGAGCTTCGCTAGTATGCTTCTCGTTCCTTGGTTTTGATTCCATTACGACCATGACCGAAGAAACGAAGAACCCAAGGAAAACCATCCCTCGGGCCATCATAATCATCGTTTTATTGGCAGGACTAATGTATTTCGTCACAGCTTTCCTGATTCAGCAGATGTACCCTTCATTCACGTTTAATCATGTCGATTCCGCAGGTTTTGAACTCATGCAATCGATCGGTGGTCCCTTACTTGCCTCGATCTTCACCTTTGTCATTATATTCTCTGTACTATCTCAGGGTATGTCCTCCATGACGACCGTAACACGTCTTATGTTCGTGATGGGAAAAACGTCCTTGTTGCCACGAGCATTCGCATCACTCCATCCTACACTTCGAACTCCAGTGTTCAACATTGTTCTCATGAGTGTCATCTCGTTATCGGCTATGTTTATCAGCCTGGAGACAGCGATCATGTTTGTTAGTTTTGGTGCATTAACCGCATTTCTGTTCGTCAATCTATCCGTTATATTCCACTATATTATTCGTGAAAAACAGCGTTCTCCCCGTGATATGTTCGTACGTTTCCTATGTCCGCTACTCGGTGCCGGATTTGTATTTTATCTTATCACGCTACTCGATGTTTCCTCGTTGATGCTTGGCTCCGGATGGCTCGTAGCTGGACTCATATACTACCTTGTTAAACGTTTGAAGCCCGCAACCATAAGCATATCCAAAGTGGATGAAGCCTTGTAA
- a CDS encoding TetR/AcrR family transcriptional regulator codes for MTLERIKQASLMLFSIHGFDGTSMQTIAQQVGIQKPSIYTYFTSKDALYLELLHDSLTQELDFARQLTKIRSDVAFKEVLFQFLSSFIDRYESEPSVSYMLKTFLYPPQHLQAPIQDLRNHYIDELEQILFTVFSKEPADQEFYISLANSGQYQVAVPLQRTKPYPAAESSFAFFMVHLQGLWVELLRSGAERAYVRLQRTWPLVSASV; via the coding sequence GTGACGTTGGAACGAATCAAACAAGCTTCCCTGATGTTATTTTCCATCCACGGCTTTGACGGCACTTCGATGCAAACCATTGCACAACAAGTCGGTATACAGAAGCCTTCTATTTACACGTATTTCACAAGTAAAGATGCGTTGTATCTCGAATTACTGCATGATTCACTTACACAGGAGTTGGACTTCGCCCGTCAGTTAACGAAAATTCGTTCTGACGTAGCTTTCAAAGAAGTGCTCTTTCAATTCTTGTCCAGCTTCATTGATCGTTACGAGAGCGAACCGAGTGTTTCTTATATGCTCAAAACATTCCTTTATCCTCCGCAGCACCTGCAAGCTCCAATTCAGGACTTGCGTAATCATTATATCGATGAATTGGAGCAGATTTTGTTCACTGTGTTCAGTAAGGAGCCGGCGGATCAGGAATTCTACATATCCCTTGCTAACTCTGGACAATATCAGGTTGCTGTTCCCTTGCAAAGAACGAAACCTTATCCAGCTGCGGAAAGCTCCTTCGCCTTTTTCATGGTGCATCTGCAAGGGTTGTGGGTTGAGTTGCTACGCAGCGGTGCGGAGCGTGCCTACGTCAGATTGCAGAGAACATGGCCTCTGGTTAGTGCTTCAGTATAA